One part of the Marinobacter sp. M3C genome encodes these proteins:
- a CDS encoding DUF6537 domain-containing protein, with protein MFRAFGLLAKFRVLSGTALDPFSYSADRKMDRAQLQDYEQMARRAVKELNASNYDTFLQLAELPSEVRGYGPVREQAAHAIQEKQRRLTEALDTGHATLIRTRQADSKETDLV; from the coding sequence ATGTTCCGGGCATTCGGGCTGTTGGCGAAGTTTCGGGTGCTGAGCGGCACCGCCCTTGACCCGTTCAGCTATTCTGCCGACCGGAAGATGGATCGCGCCCAACTGCAAGACTACGAGCAAATGGCACGCCGCGCAGTCAAGGAGTTGAATGCCAGCAACTACGACACTTTTTTGCAGTTAGCGGAGCTGCCGAGTGAAGTCCGGGGCTATGGCCCGGTTCGTGAGCAGGCCGCACACGCGATTCAGGAGAAACAGAGGCGGCTGACCGAAGCTTTGGATACGGGCCACGCAACATTGATTCGAACCAGGCAGGCTGACAGCAAAGAGACAGATCTAGTTTGA
- a CDS encoding ice-binding family protein produces the protein MKHTKSLLFISIIAAASSAQAMPLLNAELNNQSIYANVYVTVGALATAGGNMQSPGAISTGAGSIAGGNIEAGTFASIGASGAVKGNIKSGTYTSAGAGAGLSGDIKTGTYASFGNSAVVAGNVESGTDTRIDLTATVVITKQDLTMEPGYSAPKVIIQTENIESAQQTLKDLGQGTQLAVGFGTNDELLGAGLYSVADYLTVAAGTTITLDGGGVDSSWVFNISNYMTFGALANIELLNVTDESSIIWNILGDKTVGAGEGYTTLGAGAKFRGLVLSKGYISAGDSAVMLGVGDYCGGAFSATNYVTLGANATLGADGCKNGAATAYNNLARLPEPSTALLLGLGLALFGIARRKKARVH, from the coding sequence ATGAAACACACTAAATCACTACTCTTTATTTCGATCATCGCTGCGGCGTCTAGCGCACAAGCGATGCCCTTGTTAAATGCGGAGCTAAATAACCAGTCGATTTATGCCAATGTTTACGTAACAGTAGGTGCATTGGCAACCGCCGGTGGCAATATGCAGAGCCCCGGCGCGATATCAACAGGTGCGGGTTCAATTGCTGGCGGTAATATTGAGGCTGGAACCTTCGCATCTATCGGCGCCTCGGGAGCGGTCAAAGGCAATATTAAAAGTGGCACATACACAAGCGCTGGCGCAGGTGCCGGGCTCAGCGGCGACATTAAAACAGGAACGTACGCAAGCTTCGGCAATTCGGCCGTTGTCGCGGGCAATGTTGAGAGCGGAACGGATACAAGAATAGATCTTACCGCTACCGTAGTAATCACGAAGCAAGACCTTACGATGGAACCTGGGTATAGCGCTCCCAAAGTAATCATTCAGACGGAAAATATTGAGTCTGCCCAACAAACGCTCAAAGATCTCGGACAAGGGACGCAACTAGCCGTCGGTTTCGGGACAAATGACGAACTGCTCGGAGCTGGTCTCTACAGTGTCGCAGATTATCTAACGGTTGCTGCCGGCACAACCATCACCCTTGATGGCGGAGGTGTAGATTCCTCTTGGGTTTTCAACATCTCGAACTACATGACCTTTGGTGCGCTCGCAAATATAGAGCTTTTGAACGTAACTGATGAGAGCAGCATTATCTGGAATATCTTAGGCGACAAAACGGTCGGGGCCGGCGAAGGTTACACAACACTAGGCGCTGGAGCGAAATTCAGAGGCCTTGTTCTATCGAAAGGCTACATTTCCGCCGGGGACAGTGCTGTAATGTTAGGCGTAGGTGACTATTGTGGCGGCGCTTTTTCAGCGACAAATTATGTCACTTTAGGCGCAAATGCCACATTGGGAGCGGACGGTTGCAAAAACGGCGCAGCTACCGCTTACAATAATTTAGCCCGCCTACCCGAACCTTCAACAGCCTTATTGTTGGGTTTAGGTTTAGCTTTATTTGGCATCGCTAGACGAAAGAAAGCCCGCGTTCATTGA
- a CDS encoding calcium/sodium antiporter, which produces MAFVLFSAGLVFLVLGAEALVRGASRFALGFGISPLIIGLTVVAFGTSSPELAVSVKAALSGQSGVAVGNVIGSNIFNVLFILGLSALIVPLVVSKQLLRLDVPVMIALSVIVLLLSLDGSVSRADGIMLVTGLGGYIGVLIYLSRKESLERDKEGINESKGPKRTSSDTLKNSLLILGGLTLLVVGSRWLVDGAVSFAQYMGVSELIIGLTIVAAGTSLPEVVTSLIAAIRGQRDIAVGNVIGSNIFNLMGVLGVASIVAPSGIEVPPAVISFDLPVMIAVAFACLPIFFTGGGISRPEGSLFLGYYVVYTLYLVLATTQHDALPGFGAVVLYLVIPLTIITLTISSLLEIRRRSK; this is translated from the coding sequence ATGGCCTTTGTTCTCTTCAGTGCTGGGTTGGTTTTCTTGGTTTTAGGTGCCGAAGCTTTAGTCAGGGGTGCATCCCGTTTCGCACTGGGCTTCGGTATATCGCCATTAATTATCGGGTTGACCGTTGTCGCATTCGGCACCAGTTCGCCAGAACTTGCGGTCAGTGTTAAAGCGGCTCTATCGGGCCAATCGGGTGTTGCTGTCGGCAACGTCATCGGCAGCAATATCTTCAACGTTCTTTTTATACTCGGGCTTTCGGCGTTAATTGTGCCACTTGTTGTGTCGAAACAACTCCTGCGACTTGATGTGCCCGTCATGATCGCACTCTCGGTTATTGTTTTGCTTCTTTCGCTGGATGGCAGCGTCAGTCGCGCAGACGGCATAATGCTGGTAACCGGTCTCGGCGGCTATATTGGGGTGTTGATTTACCTGAGTCGCAAAGAAAGTCTCGAACGTGATAAAGAGGGCATTAATGAATCCAAAGGTCCGAAGCGCACAAGTAGTGACACGCTAAAAAATAGTCTCCTTATCCTCGGAGGTTTGACTTTATTGGTTGTCGGCTCACGCTGGCTGGTTGATGGCGCAGTCTCATTTGCTCAATATATGGGCGTCAGCGAACTTATTATCGGCCTTACAATTGTTGCGGCTGGAACATCCTTACCCGAGGTGGTTACCTCTCTCATTGCGGCTATTCGCGGTCAACGGGACATCGCCGTCGGCAATGTTATCGGTAGCAATATTTTTAACTTGATGGGTGTTCTGGGTGTTGCCAGCATTGTTGCGCCGTCTGGAATTGAGGTTCCACCCGCCGTTATTAGCTTTGATCTTCCCGTAATGATAGCCGTTGCGTTTGCCTGTTTGCCCATATTCTTCACAGGTGGCGGAATCAGCCGGCCAGAAGGCAGCCTTTTCTTGGGGTATTACGTGGTTTACACACTCTACCTCGTTCTGGCAACAACTCAACATGACGCTCTACCCGGATTTGGTGCAGTGGTACTTTATTTAGTAATACCACTTACCATCATTACGTTGACTATTAGCTCATTGCTAGAAATACGCAGGCGGAGCAAATAA